Below is a genomic region from Helianthus annuus cultivar XRQ/B chromosome 2, HanXRQr2.0-SUNRISE, whole genome shotgun sequence.
TTATTTAGCTGAAGTCAAAACACTGTCGGTGGAgatgtttatttatttgcaaacaCGTAATTTTTTTcatgtgcaggtttctgatcttTCGGTGGAGGATTACATCACCGCCACCGCTTCAAAACACCCAATCTACATGCCTCACACAGCCGGTAGGTACCAAGCCAAGAGATTCAGAAAAGCCCAATGCCCAATTGTCGAACGTTTGACCAACTCTCTTATGATGCACGGGAGAAACAATGGTAAAAAATTGATGGCTGTTCGCATAGTCAAGCACGCTATGGAGATCATTCATCTTCTAACCGATTCCAACCCCATCCAAATCATCGTGGATGCCGTCATTAACAGGTACAGTATTAATCTTTGCAGTTTGCCACGTTAACTAATAAACGAGAGTTTTTATTAACGGGACGCTGTTAACTAATAGTGTAATGTTTATTACATACAGTGGACCAAGAGAAGATGCTACTAGAATCGGTTCTGCTGGTGTTGTTAGGCGTCAGGCTGTTGATATTTCTCCTTTAAGGCGTGTTAACCAGGCGATCTATCTGCTTACCACTGGTGCACGCGAGAGTGCTTTTAGGAATGTTAAGACCATTGCTGAGTGCCTTGCTGATGAGCTTATCAACGCTGCCAAGGGTTCTTCAAACAGGTACGttttgtttttaaataaattatatttttgGTTTATTCTTATGGTTTTTTTATTTGCTGATTTGGTGATTGCTTGATCTGTTTTTTTGTGAAGCTATGCTATTAAGAAGAAGGATGAGATCGAGAGGGTTGCCAAGGCTAATCGTTAAAGAAGATTTGATGTCAAGGTGCTCGGTTttggttgttttgttttggtgttttttaTGAAAAGTAGTTAATTGTTAAACGTTTTGCTGTTCTGGTAtggatttgtttttttttttttttatgaaaaataatTAGAGAAatcttttttgtgtttttatcgAATGAAAAATCTCTCTTAGTCTCTTTGGACATTTATGATTGCCATTGCATACTATTGTCTATTAGAACTTTCATATCAAGGGACGGATGAGTCATTACTCTTTTCGCATCATGGAAACTCAGCCATGTTGTACCGCATCCTCGTATCCAGGGACAAACGAGTCGTTTGTGTTAACGGTTTTTGAGGAATATTATTATCGTACATGTATACATGAGGCGACATGCCATGTAATTTTCGTGCATCAGGTCGCATTTAAGTATCACATATGATGAAAGTGTGAAGTGGATTCGCATTTAAGAATGAACACACAAATGCCACACATAAAAGATATATCGGGAAAAGTAGTGACAATACTTATTACACAAGATATTAACTTCTTAATTAACCTGATCATCAAAACAAATTTCAATAACGGGTCATAACAGGTCAGGTGAGGTACTGTTGATGACTTGACCCACAAGCACATTTTTTGTGCATATTAAGTAAAGAAACTAATGTGATACTtatgataaaactaaaaaaacaattattgacaaaataatatttaacttTTTGGTGTTGGGGTGTTTAAACACAAACCTATTGGACTGGTTTGGTTCAGTTTGGTTAGGTTTCGGTTTGAAAACCAGTTCGCgtatatataaattttaaaatgTATGTACATATACAAATTGGATTGGACCATTGAGTAGAGGCGAACCTGTTTGGGCCTCAGGGGCGGATTTAGTGTATAACAAGGGGTAATGCCCGCTACCCCTTGGCGCTCtggcggtagtgtaaaattagtgtaaattttggaaaaatttgacgttttttctatttcgttaccgcttatttataaaacgttaccgcttggcgcgaatcctagatccgccactgtaaTGGGCCTTGACCGTTTTGTGATGCAGTCGGTTTAGTAAATAATAGGGCTGCGTTCAGTAGATAGTGATAACTATAATAAAAGGTCAAGTTTCATTAATAAATTGTTGTGATGTTTCTACAATTATTGTTTTAGGGTTTCATGTTGCTCAGAAGTTAGTAAAACATTGGTTAACCTGTAGAATTTCTATGAATGGAGTATCtttacccataacgggtcaatgGGTAAAATAAAAGAAGTTAATAAAACTGGAAATGTTGTACTTTGTGCTTTTATCATGTTCTTATTCTTTCTTTATATTTTACTAGGTTAAAAcaccgtgtattacacggg
It encodes:
- the LOC110926470 gene encoding 40S ribosomal protein S5; its protein translation is MEVLPPLAEDGKSHSDVLLFNRWTYDDVQVSDLSVEDYITATASKHPIYMPHTAGRYQAKRFRKAQCPIVERLTNSLMMHGRNNGKKLMAVRIVKHAMEIIHLLTDSNPIQIIVDAVINSGPREDATRIGSAGVVRRQAVDISPLRRVNQAIYLLTTGARESAFRNVKTIAECLADELINAAKGSSNSYAIKKKDEIERVAKANR